DNA from Aquaspirillum sp. LM1:
CCGAGCAGGTCGAACAGGTGGCGCGCGCCAGCGAGCAAAACAGTGCCATTGCCTGTCAGTCTGCCAATTCGGCCCGCGCGGTGGCACAACAAGCCAGCCAGATGCGTTTGGCGCTGGCGCGCTTTCGCATCTGAACGCATCAGGCAGGGTGCGTTGCCCTGCTTTGGTGCATCGGCATCTTGCAGGGTCATGCGGCAATCGTGGTTTTGCCTGGCGCGGCGCGATTCAACCTCTCAGCTCCGGGCGGGGTGGTTCCACGCCGCCCCAGCTGCGTTATCCTTAGCCCTTCTGTCACCCACTTGCGGCCTCTCTCCATGAAAGTTCTTGTCATCCCGGTTACCGCTTACCAGCAAAACTGTTCCCTGATCTGGTGTGAACGCACTCACCGCGCCGCGCTGGTAGACCCCGGTGGCGATGTGGCCAGCTTGCTGGCCCAGGTGGAAAAACACGGGCTGACGCTGGAACGCCTGCTGATTACCCATGGCCATCTGGACCATGCTGGCGGGGTGGCCGAGCTGACCGCCCAGCTTGGGCTGCCGGTGGAAGGGCCGCATCTGGCCGATCAGTTCTGGATTGATGGCATGCAGAATCAGGCGCGCATGTTTGGTTTTCCGCCTACCCAGGGGTTTACTCCAACGCGCTGGCTGAACGATGGCGACCGGGTGACGGTGGGGGAGGAGGAACTTGAAGTGCTGCATTGTCCTGGGCATACGCCGGGGCATGTGGTGTTTTTCCATCGCGGCGAGCAGCTGGCATTTGTGGGCGACGTGCTGTTTCAGGGCTCGATTGGCCGGACCGATTTTCCGCAGGGCGATCACCGCACACTGATTGCGTCAATCCAGGACAAGCTGCTCCCGCTGGGTGACGAAGTGAGTTTTGTGCCGGGTCATGGCCCGGCATCCACCTTTGGCCATGAGCGGCGGCATAACCCGTATCTGCAGGGCTGAGCGTGTTGGGAACGTGCTGCCAGCGGGCGGGCGCGCCATCGCTTGCCACCTTGTGTGATGTCATTGCCGCATCAAGCGGCATTCGTCTTGCTTAATCTTTTCAGCTTGTTAACAATCCGTCCTGCCGCAGCAGGACGGATTGGGTCTGGCTGTCCACGCGCTGGCCCTGCTGGTAAAAAATTCATCAAAAACCGCCATCCTGCTTGTACCCGCTGATGCACCGACACGAAGGAACCACCATGCTGCACCGACTGAGCGTAGGCAACAAGCTCAATATG
Protein-coding regions in this window:
- a CDS encoding MBL fold metallo-hydrolase, with the protein product MKVLVIPVTAYQQNCSLIWCERTHRAALVDPGGDVASLLAQVEKHGLTLERLLITHGHLDHAGGVAELTAQLGLPVEGPHLADQFWIDGMQNQARMFGFPPTQGFTPTRWLNDGDRVTVGEEELEVLHCPGHTPGHVVFFHRGEQLAFVGDVLFQGSIGRTDFPQGDHRTLIASIQDKLLPLGDEVSFVPGHGPASTFGHERRHNPYLQG